TTATCGATAACGCCTGCGCCCACGGTGCGGCCGCCTTCGCGGATGGCGAAGCGCAATTCCTGCTCCATGGCGATCGGCGTATGCAATTCGCCGTTCAAGACCACGTTATCCCC
This sequence is a window from Candidatus Omnitrophota bacterium. Protein-coding genes within it:
- the tuf gene encoding elongation factor Tu (EF-Tu; promotes GTP-dependent binding of aminoacyl-tRNA to the A-site of ribosomes during protein biosynthesis; when the tRNA anticodon matches the mRNA codon, GTP hydrolysis results; the inactive EF-Tu-GDP leaves the ribosome and release of GDP is promoted by elongation factor Ts; many prokaryotes have two copies of the gene encoding EF-Tu), with protein sequence GDNVVLNGELHTPIAMEQELRFAIREGGRTVGAGVIDKIIE